One Siniperca chuatsi isolate FFG_IHB_CAS linkage group LG8, ASM2008510v1, whole genome shotgun sequence DNA segment encodes these proteins:
- the pld7 gene encoding 5'-3' exonuclease PLD3 isoform X2 — translation MESDESDSESVQSQVMELHRSPPAELEEETAEEAGVTDLKHCSVVLDRLWADDKAAKKELEEKEDMNRKGGKPVSRIPTFHKRPTGASQNTELPVPKKDTPLHVAQPPEKAGSGIVEATKSKPHGVRETPFFLPAICSPKISSQAPSLFISTEQATAMAHSSLSTAPKSWSLSDSVQCPPMTVSPRPALRPEQGSEQHLPEQDTSKKFGIEAATIPDAPISHLREGSISQNPQEDKYDVEVKKVKSRITLAASGDTEKLAEIVHTTEVSREEAIMDEEPPWVTEPVNILELKDSRSSSDVECEDDLAGGKSEGHDSGEVKEHHEPLVSQSAFSDLTEERASVDELASPLAPEKPAKAGSTKSTKTSGCSSFVLFCFLPTTLLLLGGFGQHVWLYGLPMSVAQLTAQLELHLLEGFGLVPEPCSTDCRVHLVESIPVGLYQSSPSSRGSIADSWLHLLDKANSSVHIAAFYFTLQGSDLEFAGSSDSQGRMVFEQLKQLESKGVKLQIAVNAPQTSTQDTAELAATGAEVREVDLKAVTGGIVHTKLLVVDQKHFYLGSANMDWRSLSQVKEVGLSVEDCSCLAQDAFRIFGVYWSIGGANNGSLPPYWPARLSALSSSQNPLRLKFNGVPAQVYLSSAPPQISARGRSDDLSTILSVIDDAQQFIYISVMDYLPLSQFTEPLRFWPAIDSALRAAACTREVRVRLLVSCWKHSPAAMFTFLQSLLVLNRPALECDIDVKIFTVPSTAEQLKIPFARVNHAKYMVTDRVVYIGTSNWSENYFTQTAGVGLVVNQTGSEVKEGQETLQSQAEELFLRDWTSQYASTLSVGNVDVCPH, via the exons ATg GAGTCAGATGAGTCAGACTCTGAGTCTGTCCAGAGCCAAGTGATGGAGCTACATCGAAGTCCCCCTgctgagctggaggaggaaaCTGCTGAGGAGGCTGGTGTAACG GATCTGAAGCATTGCAGTGTTGTACTCGACCGTCTCTGGGCTGACGACAAGGCTGCAAAAAAAGAGCTTGAGGAGAAAGAAGACATGAACCGCAAAGGTGGGAAACCAGTCTCCAGAATCCCTACTTTCCATAAACGACCTACCGGTGCGAGCCAGAACACGGAGCTGCCTGTTCCCAAAAAAGATACCCCTCTCCATGTAGCTCAACCGCCCGAGAAAGCTGGAAGTGGAATTGTGGAGGCTACGAAGTCCAAGCCGCACGGTGTCAGAGAAACGCCATTCTTCCTGCCAGCGATCTGCAGCCCCAAAATCAGCTCCCAAGCCCCTTCTCTGTTCATCAGCACGGAACAAGCCACTGCAATGGCCCACAGTTCCCTATCTACTGCACCCAAGAGCTGGAGTTTGTCTGATTCTGTGCAGTGCCCTCCTATGACTGTTAGCCCCAGGCCTGCCCTCAGACCAGAGCAAGGGTCGGAGCAACATTTGCCAGAGCAAGACACCAGCAAAAAGTTTGGAATAGAAGCTGCAACCATACCGGATGCCCCCATATCTCACCTGCGCGAGGGCTCCATCAGCCAAAACCCACAGGAAGACAAGTACGACGTTGAGGTTAAAAAGGTTAAAAGCAGGATTACCCTCGCTGCCTCCGGAGATACTGAAAAGTTGGCAGAGATCGTTCACACAACTGAAGTTAGCCGAGAGGAGGCTATTATGGACGAAGAGCCACCGTGGGTGACGGAGCCGGTGAACATACTTGAATTAAAGGACAGCAGATCTTCATCAGATGTTGAATGTGAGGATGATTTGGCAGGCGGAAAGTCTGAGGGCCATGATTCAGGGGAGGTGAAGGAGCATCACGAACCACTTGTAAGCCAGTCGGCGTTTTCAGATCTCACAGAAGAAAGAGCCAGTGTTGATGAATTGGCCTCTCCTTTAGCACCAGAGAAGCCCGCTAAAGCTGGATCAACCAAGTCAACTAAG ACCTCAGGATGCTCCAGTTTTGTCCTCTTCTGCTTCCTGCCCACCACCTTGCTGCTTCTAGGGGGCTTTGGCCAGCATGTTTGGCTCTACGGGCTTCCCATGTCTGTGGCTCAGCTCACAGCTCAGCTGGAACTACACCTGCTGGAGGGCTTTGGCTTAGTACCAGAGCCTTGCAGCACTGATTGTCG AGTGCATCTGGTGGAGAGCATCCCTGTGGGCCTCTACCAGTCTTCTCCCTCGTCCAGAGGGAGCATCGCAGACAGCTGGCTTCATCTGCTGGACAAGGCCAACAGCTCGGTCCATATCGCTGCTTTCTACTTCACCCTGCAAGGCAGCGATTTGGAGTTCGCTGGCTCCTCGGACTCTCAG GGACGAATGGTCTTTGAGCAACTTAAACAACTTGAATCCAAAGGTGTGAAACTCCAGATTGCCGTCAACGCCCCCCAGACCTCAACTCAAGATACGGCTGAATTGGCTGCAACAG gtgcAGAAGTCAGAGAGGTAGACCTCAAGGCTGTAACTGGAGGCATTGTTCACACCAAGCTGTTGGTGGTGGATCAAAAGCACTTCTACTTGGGTAGTGCTAACATGGACTGGCGCTCTCTAAGTCAG GTGAAGGAGGTCGGCCTGTCAGTGGAGGACTGCAGCTGCCTGGCTCAGGATGCCTTTCGGATCTTCGGGGTGTACTGGAGCATCGGTGGAGCGAACAACGGGTCCCTGCCGCCGTACTGGCCTGCTCGTCTCTCTGCCCTGTCCAGCTCCCAGAATCCCCTGCGCCTGAAGTTCAATGGAGTGCCTGCTCAAGTCTACCTGTCT AGCGCCCCTCCGCAGATCTCAGCCCGCGGCCGCTCAGACGATCTTTCCACCATCCTGTCGGTCATCGACGACGCCCAGCAATTCATTTACATCTCGGTCATGGACTATCTTCCTCTGTCTCAGTTCACAGAGCCTCTCAG gttctGGCCCGCCATCGACTCGGCCCTGCGTGCTGCAGCCTGCACCAGAGAGGTTCGGGTCAGACTCCTGGTCAGCTGCTGGAAGCACTCACCTGCCGCCATGTTCACCTTCTTGCAGTCCCTGCTGGTGCTCAACAGGCCTGCGCTGGAATGTGACATTGACGTG AAAATCTTCACAGTGCCTTCGACAGCGGAGCAGCTGAAGATTCCATTTGCACGAGTCAATCATGCCAAGTACATGGTTACAGACAGAGTGGTCTACATAG GGACGTCCAACTGGTCAGAGAACTACTTCACCCAGACAGCTGGCGTGGGCTTGGTGGTGAACCAGACCGGCTCTGAGGTTAAGGAAGGCCAAGAGACTCTGCAGAGCCAAGCAGAGGAGCTCTTCCTCAGAGACTGGACGTCTCAGTATGCCAGCACTCTCTCTGTTGGCAATGTGGATGTCTGCCCACACTGA
- the pld7 gene encoding uncharacterized protein pld7 isoform X1, giving the protein MPMVLRSRKSIYPSQASEVELRDTTPVTPRRSTRLLRRTAYEESDESDSESVQSQVMELHRSPPAELEEETAEEAGVTDLKHCSVVLDRLWADDKAAKKELEEKEDMNRKGGKPVSRIPTFHKRPTGASQNTELPVPKKDTPLHVAQPPEKAGSGIVEATKSKPHGVRETPFFLPAICSPKISSQAPSLFISTEQATAMAHSSLSTAPKSWSLSDSVQCPPMTVSPRPALRPEQGSEQHLPEQDTSKKFGIEAATIPDAPISHLREGSISQNPQEDKYDVEVKKVKSRITLAASGDTEKLAEIVHTTEVSREEAIMDEEPPWVTEPVNILELKDSRSSSDVECEDDLAGGKSEGHDSGEVKEHHEPLVSQSAFSDLTEERASVDELASPLAPEKPAKAGSTKSTKTSGCSSFVLFCFLPTTLLLLGGFGQHVWLYGLPMSVAQLTAQLELHLLEGFGLVPEPCSTDCRVHLVESIPVGLYQSSPSSRGSIADSWLHLLDKANSSVHIAAFYFTLQGSDLEFAGSSDSQGRMVFEQLKQLESKGVKLQIAVNAPQTSTQDTAELAATGAEVREVDLKAVTGGIVHTKLLVVDQKHFYLGSANMDWRSLSQVKEVGLSVEDCSCLAQDAFRIFGVYWSIGGANNGSLPPYWPARLSALSSSQNPLRLKFNGVPAQVYLSSAPPQISARGRSDDLSTILSVIDDAQQFIYISVMDYLPLSQFTEPLRFWPAIDSALRAAACTREVRVRLLVSCWKHSPAAMFTFLQSLLVLNRPALECDIDVKIFTVPSTAEQLKIPFARVNHAKYMVTDRVVYIGTSNWSENYFTQTAGVGLVVNQTGSEVKEGQETLQSQAEELFLRDWTSQYASTLSVGNVDVCPH; this is encoded by the exons GAGTCAGATGAGTCAGACTCTGAGTCTGTCCAGAGCCAAGTGATGGAGCTACATCGAAGTCCCCCTgctgagctggaggaggaaaCTGCTGAGGAGGCTGGTGTAACG GATCTGAAGCATTGCAGTGTTGTACTCGACCGTCTCTGGGCTGACGACAAGGCTGCAAAAAAAGAGCTTGAGGAGAAAGAAGACATGAACCGCAAAGGTGGGAAACCAGTCTCCAGAATCCCTACTTTCCATAAACGACCTACCGGTGCGAGCCAGAACACGGAGCTGCCTGTTCCCAAAAAAGATACCCCTCTCCATGTAGCTCAACCGCCCGAGAAAGCTGGAAGTGGAATTGTGGAGGCTACGAAGTCCAAGCCGCACGGTGTCAGAGAAACGCCATTCTTCCTGCCAGCGATCTGCAGCCCCAAAATCAGCTCCCAAGCCCCTTCTCTGTTCATCAGCACGGAACAAGCCACTGCAATGGCCCACAGTTCCCTATCTACTGCACCCAAGAGCTGGAGTTTGTCTGATTCTGTGCAGTGCCCTCCTATGACTGTTAGCCCCAGGCCTGCCCTCAGACCAGAGCAAGGGTCGGAGCAACATTTGCCAGAGCAAGACACCAGCAAAAAGTTTGGAATAGAAGCTGCAACCATACCGGATGCCCCCATATCTCACCTGCGCGAGGGCTCCATCAGCCAAAACCCACAGGAAGACAAGTACGACGTTGAGGTTAAAAAGGTTAAAAGCAGGATTACCCTCGCTGCCTCCGGAGATACTGAAAAGTTGGCAGAGATCGTTCACACAACTGAAGTTAGCCGAGAGGAGGCTATTATGGACGAAGAGCCACCGTGGGTGACGGAGCCGGTGAACATACTTGAATTAAAGGACAGCAGATCTTCATCAGATGTTGAATGTGAGGATGATTTGGCAGGCGGAAAGTCTGAGGGCCATGATTCAGGGGAGGTGAAGGAGCATCACGAACCACTTGTAAGCCAGTCGGCGTTTTCAGATCTCACAGAAGAAAGAGCCAGTGTTGATGAATTGGCCTCTCCTTTAGCACCAGAGAAGCCCGCTAAAGCTGGATCAACCAAGTCAACTAAG ACCTCAGGATGCTCCAGTTTTGTCCTCTTCTGCTTCCTGCCCACCACCTTGCTGCTTCTAGGGGGCTTTGGCCAGCATGTTTGGCTCTACGGGCTTCCCATGTCTGTGGCTCAGCTCACAGCTCAGCTGGAACTACACCTGCTGGAGGGCTTTGGCTTAGTACCAGAGCCTTGCAGCACTGATTGTCG AGTGCATCTGGTGGAGAGCATCCCTGTGGGCCTCTACCAGTCTTCTCCCTCGTCCAGAGGGAGCATCGCAGACAGCTGGCTTCATCTGCTGGACAAGGCCAACAGCTCGGTCCATATCGCTGCTTTCTACTTCACCCTGCAAGGCAGCGATTTGGAGTTCGCTGGCTCCTCGGACTCTCAG GGACGAATGGTCTTTGAGCAACTTAAACAACTTGAATCCAAAGGTGTGAAACTCCAGATTGCCGTCAACGCCCCCCAGACCTCAACTCAAGATACGGCTGAATTGGCTGCAACAG gtgcAGAAGTCAGAGAGGTAGACCTCAAGGCTGTAACTGGAGGCATTGTTCACACCAAGCTGTTGGTGGTGGATCAAAAGCACTTCTACTTGGGTAGTGCTAACATGGACTGGCGCTCTCTAAGTCAG GTGAAGGAGGTCGGCCTGTCAGTGGAGGACTGCAGCTGCCTGGCTCAGGATGCCTTTCGGATCTTCGGGGTGTACTGGAGCATCGGTGGAGCGAACAACGGGTCCCTGCCGCCGTACTGGCCTGCTCGTCTCTCTGCCCTGTCCAGCTCCCAGAATCCCCTGCGCCTGAAGTTCAATGGAGTGCCTGCTCAAGTCTACCTGTCT AGCGCCCCTCCGCAGATCTCAGCCCGCGGCCGCTCAGACGATCTTTCCACCATCCTGTCGGTCATCGACGACGCCCAGCAATTCATTTACATCTCGGTCATGGACTATCTTCCTCTGTCTCAGTTCACAGAGCCTCTCAG gttctGGCCCGCCATCGACTCGGCCCTGCGTGCTGCAGCCTGCACCAGAGAGGTTCGGGTCAGACTCCTGGTCAGCTGCTGGAAGCACTCACCTGCCGCCATGTTCACCTTCTTGCAGTCCCTGCTGGTGCTCAACAGGCCTGCGCTGGAATGTGACATTGACGTG AAAATCTTCACAGTGCCTTCGACAGCGGAGCAGCTGAAGATTCCATTTGCACGAGTCAATCATGCCAAGTACATGGTTACAGACAGAGTGGTCTACATAG GGACGTCCAACTGGTCAGAGAACTACTTCACCCAGACAGCTGGCGTGGGCTTGGTGGTGAACCAGACCGGCTCTGAGGTTAAGGAAGGCCAAGAGACTCTGCAGAGCCAAGCAGAGGAGCTCTTCCTCAGAGACTGGACGTCTCAGTATGCCAGCACTCTCTCTGTTGGCAATGTGGATGTCTGCCCACACTGA
- the pld7 gene encoding 5'-3' exonuclease PLD3 isoform X3: MNRKGGKPVSRIPTFHKRPTGASQNTELPVPKKDTPLHVAQPPEKAGSGIVEATKSKPHGVRETPFFLPAICSPKISSQAPSLFISTEQATAMAHSSLSTAPKSWSLSDSVQCPPMTVSPRPALRPEQGSEQHLPEQDTSKKFGIEAATIPDAPISHLREGSISQNPQEDKYDVEVKKVKSRITLAASGDTEKLAEIVHTTEVSREEAIMDEEPPWVTEPVNILELKDSRSSSDVECEDDLAGGKSEGHDSGEVKEHHEPLVSQSAFSDLTEERASVDELASPLAPEKPAKAGSTKSTKTSGCSSFVLFCFLPTTLLLLGGFGQHVWLYGLPMSVAQLTAQLELHLLEGFGLVPEPCSTDCRVHLVESIPVGLYQSSPSSRGSIADSWLHLLDKANSSVHIAAFYFTLQGSDLEFAGSSDSQGRMVFEQLKQLESKGVKLQIAVNAPQTSTQDTAELAATGAEVREVDLKAVTGGIVHTKLLVVDQKHFYLGSANMDWRSLSQVKEVGLSVEDCSCLAQDAFRIFGVYWSIGGANNGSLPPYWPARLSALSSSQNPLRLKFNGVPAQVYLSSAPPQISARGRSDDLSTILSVIDDAQQFIYISVMDYLPLSQFTEPLRFWPAIDSALRAAACTREVRVRLLVSCWKHSPAAMFTFLQSLLVLNRPALECDIDVKIFTVPSTAEQLKIPFARVNHAKYMVTDRVVYIGTSNWSENYFTQTAGVGLVVNQTGSEVKEGQETLQSQAEELFLRDWTSQYASTLSVGNVDVCPH, from the exons ATGAACCGCAAAGGTGGGAAACCAGTCTCCAGAATCCCTACTTTCCATAAACGACCTACCGGTGCGAGCCAGAACACGGAGCTGCCTGTTCCCAAAAAAGATACCCCTCTCCATGTAGCTCAACCGCCCGAGAAAGCTGGAAGTGGAATTGTGGAGGCTACGAAGTCCAAGCCGCACGGTGTCAGAGAAACGCCATTCTTCCTGCCAGCGATCTGCAGCCCCAAAATCAGCTCCCAAGCCCCTTCTCTGTTCATCAGCACGGAACAAGCCACTGCAATGGCCCACAGTTCCCTATCTACTGCACCCAAGAGCTGGAGTTTGTCTGATTCTGTGCAGTGCCCTCCTATGACTGTTAGCCCCAGGCCTGCCCTCAGACCAGAGCAAGGGTCGGAGCAACATTTGCCAGAGCAAGACACCAGCAAAAAGTTTGGAATAGAAGCTGCAACCATACCGGATGCCCCCATATCTCACCTGCGCGAGGGCTCCATCAGCCAAAACCCACAGGAAGACAAGTACGACGTTGAGGTTAAAAAGGTTAAAAGCAGGATTACCCTCGCTGCCTCCGGAGATACTGAAAAGTTGGCAGAGATCGTTCACACAACTGAAGTTAGCCGAGAGGAGGCTATTATGGACGAAGAGCCACCGTGGGTGACGGAGCCGGTGAACATACTTGAATTAAAGGACAGCAGATCTTCATCAGATGTTGAATGTGAGGATGATTTGGCAGGCGGAAAGTCTGAGGGCCATGATTCAGGGGAGGTGAAGGAGCATCACGAACCACTTGTAAGCCAGTCGGCGTTTTCAGATCTCACAGAAGAAAGAGCCAGTGTTGATGAATTGGCCTCTCCTTTAGCACCAGAGAAGCCCGCTAAAGCTGGATCAACCAAGTCAACTAAG ACCTCAGGATGCTCCAGTTTTGTCCTCTTCTGCTTCCTGCCCACCACCTTGCTGCTTCTAGGGGGCTTTGGCCAGCATGTTTGGCTCTACGGGCTTCCCATGTCTGTGGCTCAGCTCACAGCTCAGCTGGAACTACACCTGCTGGAGGGCTTTGGCTTAGTACCAGAGCCTTGCAGCACTGATTGTCG AGTGCATCTGGTGGAGAGCATCCCTGTGGGCCTCTACCAGTCTTCTCCCTCGTCCAGAGGGAGCATCGCAGACAGCTGGCTTCATCTGCTGGACAAGGCCAACAGCTCGGTCCATATCGCTGCTTTCTACTTCACCCTGCAAGGCAGCGATTTGGAGTTCGCTGGCTCCTCGGACTCTCAG GGACGAATGGTCTTTGAGCAACTTAAACAACTTGAATCCAAAGGTGTGAAACTCCAGATTGCCGTCAACGCCCCCCAGACCTCAACTCAAGATACGGCTGAATTGGCTGCAACAG gtgcAGAAGTCAGAGAGGTAGACCTCAAGGCTGTAACTGGAGGCATTGTTCACACCAAGCTGTTGGTGGTGGATCAAAAGCACTTCTACTTGGGTAGTGCTAACATGGACTGGCGCTCTCTAAGTCAG GTGAAGGAGGTCGGCCTGTCAGTGGAGGACTGCAGCTGCCTGGCTCAGGATGCCTTTCGGATCTTCGGGGTGTACTGGAGCATCGGTGGAGCGAACAACGGGTCCCTGCCGCCGTACTGGCCTGCTCGTCTCTCTGCCCTGTCCAGCTCCCAGAATCCCCTGCGCCTGAAGTTCAATGGAGTGCCTGCTCAAGTCTACCTGTCT AGCGCCCCTCCGCAGATCTCAGCCCGCGGCCGCTCAGACGATCTTTCCACCATCCTGTCGGTCATCGACGACGCCCAGCAATTCATTTACATCTCGGTCATGGACTATCTTCCTCTGTCTCAGTTCACAGAGCCTCTCAG gttctGGCCCGCCATCGACTCGGCCCTGCGTGCTGCAGCCTGCACCAGAGAGGTTCGGGTCAGACTCCTGGTCAGCTGCTGGAAGCACTCACCTGCCGCCATGTTCACCTTCTTGCAGTCCCTGCTGGTGCTCAACAGGCCTGCGCTGGAATGTGACATTGACGTG AAAATCTTCACAGTGCCTTCGACAGCGGAGCAGCTGAAGATTCCATTTGCACGAGTCAATCATGCCAAGTACATGGTTACAGACAGAGTGGTCTACATAG GGACGTCCAACTGGTCAGAGAACTACTTCACCCAGACAGCTGGCGTGGGCTTGGTGGTGAACCAGACCGGCTCTGAGGTTAAGGAAGGCCAAGAGACTCTGCAGAGCCAAGCAGAGGAGCTCTTCCTCAGAGACTGGACGTCTCAGTATGCCAGCACTCTCTCTGTTGGCAATGTGGATGTCTGCCCACACTGA
- the smim19 gene encoding small integral membrane protein 19, which produces MGAHGVLGNEPESIDYSVHEAWNEATNVYLLVILVSFCLLIYARKNKRKIMRIFSLPPTVGSSPEPNFYDSLQKVRLRQQLEMYSLARKFEQQQGQTDSVQLSME; this is translated from the exons ATGGGTGCCCACGGGGTTTTGGGGAATGAGCCCGAGTCTATTGACTACTCGGTGCACGAAGCCTGGAATGAGGCCACCAATGTCTACCTGCTGGTTATCCTGGTCAGCTTCTGCCTGCTGATCTACGCCAGAAA AAACAAGAGGAAGATCATGCGTatcttctctctgcctcccacCGTCGGCAGCAGCCCGGAGCCCAACTTCTACGATAGCCTGCAGAAGGTCCGCCTGCGACAGCAGCTGGAGATGTACTCTCTGG CCAGGAAAtttgagcagcagcagggccAGACAGACAGTGTGCAGCTCTCCATGGAATGA
- the fam199x gene encoding protein FAM199X, translated as MSESLYEKFLAPEEPFPLLSQRANLSDVGTLDVSDFGCQLSSCHRTDPLHRFHSNRWNLTSCGTSVASSECSEELFSSVSVGDQDDCYSLLDDQELTSLDLFPEGSVCSDVSSSISTYWDWSDSEFEWQLPGSDIASGSDVLSDIIPSVPSSPCLFSKRKPKPHPHRNLDELPWSAMTNDEQVEYIEYLSRKVSTEMGLREQLDIIKIIDPCAQISPTDSEFIIELNCLTDEKLKQVRNYIREHSPRQRASSTRESWKRSSHSSASTGGVSGASSSNASMVSSSSSSTGSTASNSVAGGTASACSGSSVANISRAHSDGNLSSAAERIRDSKKRSKQRKLQQKALRKRQLKEQRQARKERLSGLFLNEEVMSLRVTEEDDHGDDLDILM; from the exons ATGTCTGAATCTCTGTATGAGAAGTTTTTGGCCCCGGAGGAgcctttccctctcctctcccaaaGAGCCAACCTCAGTGATGTGGGAACGCTGGACGTCAGTGACTTTGGCTGTCAACTCTCATCTTGTCACAGAACAGATCCTCTACACCGCTTCCACAGTAACAG GTGGAACCTTACTTCCTGTGGAACCAGTGTAGCCAGCTCAGAGTGCAGCGAGGAGCTCttctcctctgtgtctgtggGGGATCAGGACGACTGTTACTCCCTTCTGGATGACCAAGAACTAACATCTCTGGACCTGTTTCCAGAGGGCAGTGTTTGCAGCGACGTCTCCTCCTCTATCAGCACCTACTGGGACTGGTCCGACAGCGAGTTTGAGTGGCAG TTGCCAGGAAGTGACATTGCCAGCGGCAGTGATGTCCTTTCTGACATCATCCCGAGTGTGCCAAGTTCACCCTGTCTGTTTTCCAAGAGGAAGCCTAAGCCCCACCCCCATCGCAACCTGGATGAGTTACCATGGAGTGCCATGACCAACGATGAACAA GTGGAGTACATCGAGTACCTGAGTCGGAAGGTCAGCACAGAGATGGGCCTGAGAGAGCAGCTGGACATCATCAAGATCATCGACCCCTGTGCTCAAATCTCTCCCACAGACAGCGAGTTCATCATAGAGCTCAACTGTCTCACGGACGAGAAACTCAAACAG GTGCGTAACTACATCAGAGAGCACAGTCCCAGGCAGCGGGCCAGCAGCACCAGAGAGAGCTGGAAGAGGAGCAGCCACAGCAGTGCCAGCACCGGCGGAGTCAGCGGAGCCAGCAGCAGTAACGCCAGCATGGTCAGCTCCTCGAGCTCCTCCACTGGCTCTACAGCCTCCAATTCCGTAGCAG GTGGCACAGCGTCAGCCTGTAGCGGAAGCAGTGTTGCCAACATTAGCAGAGCTCACAGTGATGGAAACCTTTCCAGTGCTGCAGAACGTATACGAGACTCTAAA AAACGTTCGAAGCAGCGGAAGCTTCAGCAGAAAGCCCTGCGGAAGCGGCAGCTGAAAGAGCAGCGACAGGCCCGCAAGGAGCGTCTGAGTGGGCTGTTTCTGAACGAGGAGGTGATGTCGCTGCGAGTGACGGAGGAGGACGACCACGGTGACGACCTGGACATACTGATGTGA